In Gammaproteobacteria bacterium, a genomic segment contains:
- a CDS encoding helix-turn-helix domain-containing protein encodes MMKGYGQFCPLAQSTQLLCERWTLLVVRELMAGSTRFNELRRGVPLMSPTLLSQRLKRLEQAGVLTREKNREGSVYALTQAGRELRPVVELLGAWGHRWVRSSLDAEDLDAGLLMWDMRRTVDAQQFPARRIVIQFFYPDAPKGARDWWLISENGEIDLCLNDPGHEVDVFIESPLAAMTGVWICEIQFKEAVRNGDISVKGDPKLAARLQDWLCASPLSRLGTYPELGTVSWSAAG; translated from the coding sequence ATGATGAAAGGATACGGACAATTCTGCCCATTGGCACAGTCCACACAGCTGTTGTGTGAACGCTGGACCTTGCTGGTGGTGCGTGAACTGATGGCGGGCAGCACGCGATTTAACGAGCTACGCCGAGGTGTGCCGCTGATGTCGCCGACGCTGCTGTCACAACGCCTCAAGCGGCTGGAACAGGCGGGCGTGCTGACGCGGGAGAAAAATCGTGAGGGCAGTGTCTACGCGCTGACCCAGGCGGGCCGGGAGCTGCGGCCGGTGGTGGAATTGCTGGGCGCCTGGGGCCACCGCTGGGTGCGCTCCAGCCTGGATGCCGAGGACCTCGATGCCGGGCTGCTGATGTGGGATATGCGTCGCACCGTCGATGCCCAACAGTTTCCAGCACGGCGTATTGTCATCCAGTTTTTTTATCCTGATGCCCCCAAGGGAGCACGTGACTGGTGGCTGATTTCCGAAAATGGTGAGATTGATTTGTGTCTGAACGATCCCGGCCACGAGGTGGACGTATTCATCGAATCCCCGCTGGCGGCAATGACGGGGGTCTGGATCTGCGAGATTCAGTTTAAGGAGGCAGTCCGCAACGGTGATATCTCGGTAAAGGGTGACCCGAAACTGGCCGCCCGGCTGCAGGACTGGTTATGTGCCAGCCCACTCTCCCGTCTGGGA
- a CDS encoding group 1 truncated hemoglobin, whose product MTASLYERLGSTEGITRITSDLVDNHLGNARIASRFANSDVDTMKKAAANFVITGTGGPAVYTGDDMVAVHAGMNIDSDEFMAVLDDALAAMEKNNVGQREQEEILYVLYSMRSQVMRG is encoded by the coding sequence ATGACCGCATCACTTTATGAAAGACTTGGCAGCACCGAGGGTATCACCCGCATTACCAGCGACCTGGTTGACAATCACCTCGGCAACGCCCGCATTGCCAGCCGCTTTGCGAATAGCGATGTGGATACCATGAAAAAGGCGGCGGCCAATTTTGTCATCACCGGCACCGGCGGTCCTGCCGTCTACACGGGCGACGATATGGTGGCCGTGCACGCGGGCATGAATATCGACAGTGATGAGTTCATGGCGGTGCTGGACGACGCGCTGGCAGCGATGGAAAAGAACAATGTCGGTCAGCGCGAGCAGGAAGAGATCCTGTATGTGCTTTACAGCATGAGGTCGCAGGTGATGCGCGGCTGA
- a CDS encoding VOC family protein, which translates to MLHVSMIVADTRKALAFYCGVLGLVEDHQRPDLGYPGAWLQCGGQQIHLLELPNPDPCDGRPEHGGRDRHVALSVASLDALCDALQTAGVKFTLSRSGRRALFCRDPDGNALEFIEG; encoded by the coding sequence ATTTTACATGTGAGCATGATCGTTGCCGACACCCGCAAGGCATTGGCCTTTTATTGCGGTGTGCTGGGTCTGGTCGAGGATCATCAGCGTCCCGATCTGGGTTATCCCGGTGCCTGGCTGCAGTGTGGCGGGCAGCAGATACATCTGCTGGAATTGCCCAATCCCGATCCGTGTGACGGTCGCCCCGAGCACGGGGGACGCGATCGTCATGTGGCGCTGTCGGTGGCCAGCCTGGATGCGTTGTGTGATGCGCTACAGACAGCGGGCGTGAAATTTACCCTCAGCCGTTCGGGACGCCGCGCACTGTTCTGTCGTGACCCGGACGGCAACGCCCTGGAGTTTATCGAGGGCTAA
- a CDS encoding NfeD family protein, whose product MENLAFWHWWVAALVLVIIEMLAPATFFLWMGISAGVVGLLLWMFPGMAWEWQLIVFAIMSVGSIVWWRFWAKKHATKSEDETLNHRTQQYVGRTFTLTEPIRDGVGKIHVDDAQWRVSGVDCEAGTRVKVISADPMMLYVEPV is encoded by the coding sequence ATGGAAAATTTAGCATTCTGGCACTGGTGGGTAGCGGCGCTGGTGCTGGTGATTATTGAGATGCTGGCACCGGCCACCTTTTTTCTGTGGATGGGTATTTCGGCGGGCGTGGTCGGCCTCCTGCTGTGGATGTTCCCCGGCATGGCCTGGGAGTGGCAGCTTATCGTGTTCGCCATCATGTCGGTCGGCAGTATCGTGTGGTGGCGATTCTGGGCGAAAAAGCACGCCACAAAATCGGAGGACGAAACCCTTAACCACCGCACCCAGCAATATGTGGGGCGTACCTTCACGCTGACCGAACCGATTCGTGACGGGGTGGGAAAGATTCATGTCGATGATGCGCAGTGGCGGGTTTCAGGGGTCGACTGCGAGGCAGGGACGCGCGTAAAAGTCATCTCTGCCGATCCGATGATGTTGTACGTGGAGCCGGTGTAG
- a CDS encoding SPFH domain-containing protein, whose protein sequence is MMNGLEIGFSSFALVLVVLAVVMIFAGVKIVKQGHALTVERLGKYTKTLHPGLHIIVPFIDRIGHNLNLMEQVLDIKRQVIITKDNATASVDGVMYFQIMDAAKSAYEVNNLVYAIHNLGTTSLRTVMGSMDLDELLSKRDEINLRLLKTIDEATNPWGVKVQRVEIKDIQPPADIQQAMSKQMVAEREKRAVVLEAQGIKQAEIERAEGEKQAAILEAEGRLEAAERDAQARERLAEAEANATRVVSEAIASGDINAINYFVATKYIESLQVIGSSPNSKMVFMPLEASGVIGAIGGVTDLLKKANQS, encoded by the coding sequence ATGATGAATGGATTAGAGATAGGCTTTAGCAGTTTTGCGCTGGTGCTGGTTGTGCTGGCAGTGGTGATGATCTTTGCCGGCGTCAAAATAGTGAAGCAGGGGCATGCACTCACCGTCGAGCGCCTGGGCAAGTACACGAAGACATTGCATCCGGGGCTGCATATTATTGTCCCGTTCATCGACAGGATAGGCCACAACCTCAATCTCATGGAGCAGGTGCTGGACATCAAGCGCCAGGTGATCATCACCAAGGATAACGCCACCGCTTCGGTGGATGGGGTGATGTATTTTCAGATCATGGATGCTGCAAAGTCCGCCTACGAGGTGAATAACCTGGTCTATGCGATTCACAATCTGGGTACCACATCGCTGCGTACCGTGATGGGCTCGATGGATCTCGATGAGCTATTGTCGAAGCGCGACGAGATCAACCTGCGGCTGCTGAAAACCATTGATGAGGCCACCAACCCCTGGGGCGTTAAGGTGCAGCGTGTGGAGATCAAGGACATTCAGCCGCCGGCGGATATCCAGCAGGCCATGTCGAAACAGATGGTCGCCGAGCGTGAAAAGCGGGCAGTTGTGCTGGAGGCGCAGGGCATAAAGCAGGCCGAAATCGAACGGGCGGAAGGTGAAAAGCAGGCGGCCATTCTAGAGGCCGAGGGTCGCCTGGAAGCGGCGGAGCGTGATGCCCAGGCGCGCGAGCGTCTGGCAGAGGCGGAGGCGAATGCCACCAGGGTCGTCTCCGAGGCGATTGCTTCCGGTGACATCAATGCGATCAATTATTTTGTCGCCACAAAATACATCGAGTCGCTTCAGGTGATCGGTTCCTCGCCCAACAGTAAGATGGTATTTATGCCGTTAGAGGCCAGCGGAGTGATTGGCGCTATCGGCGGGGTGACCGATCTGCTGAAAAAGGCCAACCAGTCCTGA